TGAGCTCGATGAAACCCAATCCCGATGTGGTCTATATCGTAAATTTAAATGGTAAAACTCTTCTATAAGTATAAAAACTCATATATGCTCACATCGGGAAGACCCCGCAGGCCTCTCAGTGGCATATTTAATGTTGGATACTCCTCCACTACTCTGCATAATATAAAATTTCCCATTAAATCCTTCATTTCTTAAAGAAGTTATTAAATTTTTGAGATATTTTGACATCAAAGGTTTTAAGTAGGCATTTACCACAGTAGTGCTTGTCCTTTCATATTCTTTATACTCTGGATCGATTTCATGAGAGGCAATAACATCAACATTCGGGCAGAGTTTTTTTATTATTTCTTCTGCCTTCTTTTCATGGATTGGATTTTTGTAACTATGCAAAAATGATATAACAACAACCTCATATCCTTTATTTTTAATTTCTTTGGCAATTTTACATAGTTCCTCTTCATTTAGTGGCGTTATTATTTCTCCATTTGCACCTATTCTCTCCTCAACCTCATATCTATCTCTTCTTTTTATCAATGGCTTTGGTTTTTCAAAGAATAAATCATAAAGTTTAGGTCTTCTCTGCCTTCCTATTTCAATAACATCCCTGAATCCCTTTGTTGTTATTAATGCAATTTTTGGGGGTAAAAGATGCTCTTGCCCTAAAAACATGTTTGTTCCCAATGTCGTTGCATGGACAAGAATATCTATCTCATCAAAATTTATTCCTGCATCTTTTATTGCATTAATTGCCCCAATTGCTGGACTTTTTGGTGTTGTTGGGACTTTTGTTATATGAAATTCTTTTGTGTCTTCATCAAAATAAACGAGGTCTGTAAATGTCCCTCCAATATCAATACCAACCCTATATTTCCCCATAGTATCCCCTCAATTTAAAATCCATAAATCATTGAGATTTTAAACCACAAATCCCAACAAATAATAGTACCATTTCCATTAAAATAAATTTTTTATCAATATCCCCACAATCCTCTCCCCGCTCTTCCCATCTCCAAAGGGATTCTCCCAAGTTCTTTTTTTATTCAGCATTAATTCAACAGCATTAATAATTTTATTTTTATCATCCCCAACCAAAATATTACTTCCAACTTTTAACGTCTCTGGTCTCTCTGTGTTGTATCTCAAAGTTACACATGGAACTTTTAAAATGCAACTTTCTTCTTGAATTCCTCCGCTGTCAGTTAAAATTAACTCCGCATTCTTCTCCAAAATTAAAAATTCCAAATAACCAACTGGTTCTATAATTTTTATTTTATTGTTTTTTAATTTCTCAAATAAATTAAACTCCTTCAATCTCTTCTTAGTCCTTGGGTGGATTGGGAAGATAATATCTTTATCATAAATCTCTGTTATTTTTGTTATTGCATTTATTATGTTTTTTAATCTCTCTTTGTTGTCAACGTTCTCCGCTCTATGCAAAGTTAACAAAAAATAACCCTCCCCATTGGTTATGTTTTTTAAAAACTGATTTATATATTCATTTTTTTCTGCAAGTTCTAAATTTTGTAAGGTTGCGTCAACAATGGTATTACCTACAACAAAAATTTTATTATTTTCAATTCCTTCCTTTAATAGATTATTTTTTGCCTCCTCTGTTGGAGCAAAGAGATAATCACTTATGTGGTCAGTTAAGACTCTATTTATCTCCTCTGGCATAGTTTTATCGTAACTCCTTAAACCTGCCTCAACATGTGCAACTTTTATTTTTAATTTTGAAGCAACTAAAGATCCAGATAAAACTGTATTCGTATCTCCCTGAACAATAACAACATCTGGATTCTCTTTTAAAATAACCTTCTCAATCTCAATCATCATCTTTCCTGTCTGTTCTCCATGCGTTCCTGAGCCAATATTTAGATTATATTTTGGTTTTGGTAGATTTAACTCTTCAAAAAATATTCTATCCATATTCTCTGAATAATGCTGATTGGTGTGTATGATGTGCCAATCTACGTTAATTTTTTCTAATTTTCTAATTA
The sequence above is drawn from the Methanotorris formicicus Mc-S-70 genome and encodes:
- a CDS encoding hydantoinase/oxoprolinase N-terminal domain-containing protein; amino-acid sequence: MGKYRVGIDIGGTFTDLVYFDEDTKEFHITKVPTTPKSPAIGAINAIKDAGINFDEIDILVHATTLGTNMFLGQEHLLPPKIALITTKGFRDVIEIGRQRRPKLYDLFFEKPKPLIKRRDRYEVEERIGANGEIITPLNEEELCKIAKEIKNKGYEVVVISFLHSYKNPIHEKKAEEIIKKLCPNVDVIASHEIDPEYKEYERTSTTVVNAYLKPLMSKYLKNLITSLRNEGFNGKFYIMQSSGGVSNIKYATERPAGSSRCEHI
- the wecB gene encoding non-hydrolyzing UDP-N-acetylglucosamine 2-epimerase, with protein sequence MKISVILGTRPEIIKLSPIIRKLEKINVDWHIIHTNQHYSENMDRIFFEELNLPKPKYNLNIGSGTHGEQTGKMMIEIEKVILKENPDVVIVQGDTNTVLSGSLVASKLKIKVAHVEAGLRSYDKTMPEEINRVLTDHISDYLFAPTEEAKNNLLKEGIENNKIFVVGNTIVDATLQNLELAEKNEYINQFLKNITNGEGYFLLTLHRAENVDNKERLKNIINAITKITEIYDKDIIFPIHPRTKKRLKEFNLFEKLKNNKIKIIEPVGYLEFLILEKNAELILTDSGGIQEESCILKVPCVTLRYNTERPETLKVGSNILVGDDKNKIINAVELMLNKKRTWENPFGDGKSGERIVGILIKNLF